A single Streptococcus thermophilus DNA region contains:
- the metE gene encoding 5-methyltetrahydropteroyltriglutamate--homocysteine S-methyltransferase, translated as MSTTIIGFPRLGEFRELKFTTEKYFRNEITADELLAAAKDLRAKHWNIVKEKGITEIPSNDFSHYDNFLDAAFLFNVVPESVKNLDLTELEQYFALARGYQGEKGDVRALPMKKWFNTNYHYIVPKFEKTTAVKLAGHKIFDEYQEAKDLGLDTRPVVVGPFTFLQLSDFEDGVKAEDFVDSFIAAYQDVFAKLAELGATRIQLDEPALVKDLTADEKALFLNLYNKILADKKGLEVLIQTYFGDVRDVYNDLVNLPVDAIGLDFVEGKKTLELVKGGFPADKTLYAGIVNGKNIWRNNYEKSLAVLEQIPAENIVLTSSCSLLHVPFTTANEEFEPEILNHFAFAVEKLDELRDLDAIRNGQGAESLAANKELFAIERVGANAELRARIAGLTEADYTRLPAFAEREAIQKDAFKLPLLPTTTIGSFPQTKEVRAKRLAFRKNELSQEEYDAFLAEIIDEWIEWQEEVGFDVLVHGEFERNDMVEYFGQNLSGYLFSKNGWVQSYGMRGVKPPIIWGDVTRLNPITVKWSSYAQRRTDKPVKGMLTGPVTILNWSFPREDISIKDSTLQIALAIKDEVLDLEAAGIKIIQIDEAALREKLPLRRSDWYEDYLDWAIPAFRLVHSTVAPDTQIHTHMCYSEFTDIIPAIDNLDADVISFEASRSNLEILDELKAQNFQTEVGPGVYDIHSPRVPQDGEIDHTIEAILAKVPSSKVWINPDCGLKTRGIKETKESLTKLLEAAKAARKNL; from the coding sequence ATGTCAACTACTATCATTGGTTTCCCACGTTTGGGTGAATTCCGAGAATTAAAATTTACTACAGAAAAATATTTTAGAAATGAAATTACTGCAGACGAACTTTTAGCGGCTGCTAAAGATTTGCGTGCAAAACACTGGAATATTGTTAAAGAAAAAGGTATTACTGAAATTCCTTCAAATGACTTTTCTCATTACGATAACTTCCTTGATGCGGCCTTCCTTTTCAACGTAGTTCCTGAGTCTGTGAAAAACTTGGATTTGACTGAATTGGAACAATACTTTGCTTTGGCACGTGGTTACCAAGGTGAAAAGGGGGATGTGCGTGCTCTTCCAATGAAGAAATGGTTCAACACCAACTACCATTACATCGTTCCAAAATTTGAAAAAACAACAGCAGTAAAATTGGCTGGTCACAAGATTTTTGATGAGTACCAAGAAGCCAAAGACTTGGGTCTGGATACTCGCCCAGTTGTGGTTGGACCATTCACTTTCCTTCAATTGTCTGATTTCGAAGATGGTGTGAAAGCAGAAGACTTCGTCGATAGCTTTATTGCTGCCTACCAAGATGTCTTTGCAAAATTGGCTGAACTTGGTGCTACTCGTATCCAACTTGATGAACCAGCACTTGTTAAAGATTTGACTGCTGACGAAAAAGCACTCTTCTTGAATCTGTACAATAAAATCTTGGCTGACAAGAAAGGCCTTGAGGTCTTGATTCAAACTTACTTTGGTGATGTTCGTGATGTATACAATGATCTTGTAAACTTGCCAGTAGATGCTATCGGTCTTGACTTTGTCGAAGGTAAGAAGACGCTTGAACTTGTCAAAGGTGGATTCCCAGCTGACAAGACTCTCTATGCAGGTATTGTCAATGGTAAAAACATCTGGCGCAACAACTACGAAAAGAGCTTGGCTGTTCTTGAACAAATTCCAGCTGAAAACATCGTATTGACAAGCTCATGCTCACTTCTTCATGTGCCATTTACGACTGCTAATGAAGAATTTGAACCAGAAATCTTGAACCACTTTGCTTTTGCCGTTGAAAAATTAGATGAACTTCGTGATTTGGATGCTATCCGTAATGGTCAAGGTGCTGAATCACTTGCTGCTAACAAAGAGCTCTTTGCTATTGAACGTGTTGGTGCAAATGCTGAACTTCGTGCTCGTATTGCAGGTTTGACAGAAGCAGATTACACACGTTTACCGGCTTTCGCAGAACGTGAAGCCATTCAAAAGGATGCCTTCAAACTTCCATTGCTTCCGACAACAACTATCGGTTCATTCCCTCAAACTAAGGAAGTTCGTGCCAAACGTTTGGCTTTCCGTAAGAATGAATTGTCTCAGGAAGAATATGATGCCTTTCTTGCTGAAATTATAGATGAATGGATTGAATGGCAAGAAGAAGTTGGCTTTGACGTCCTTGTACATGGTGAGTTTGAACGTAATGACATGGTTGAGTACTTCGGTCAAAACTTGTCTGGGTACCTCTTCTCTAAAAATGGTTGGGTGCAATCATATGGTATGCGTGGGGTGAAACCACCAATCATCTGGGGTGATGTCACTCGTCTTAATCCAATCACTGTAAAATGGTCTAGCTACGCACAAAGACGTACTGACAAGCCTGTTAAAGGTATGTTGACTGGGCCAGTTACAATCCTCAATTGGTCATTCCCACGTGAAGATATCTCTATTAAAGATTCAACTCTTCAAATCGCTCTTGCTATCAAGGATGAAGTGCTTGACCTCGAAGCTGCAGGCATTAAGATTATCCAAATCGATGAGGCTGCTCTTCGTGAAAAATTGCCACTCCGTCGTAGTGACTGGTACGAAGACTACCTTGACTGGGCTATTCCAGCCTTCCGTTTGGTACACTCAACAGTAGCACCAGACACACAAATTCACACACACATGTGTTACTCAGAGTTTACAGATATCATTCCAGCTATCGACAACTTGGATGCAGATGTTATCTCTTTTGAAGCTAGTCGTTCAAACCTTGAAATCTTGGATGAACTTAAAGCACAAAACTTCCAAACAGAAGTTGGACCTGGAGTTTATGATATCCACTCACCTCGTGTCCCACAAGACGGTGAAATTGACCACACTATCGAAGCGATCTTGGCTAAAGTTCCAAGTAGTAAAGTATGGATCAACCCTGACTGTGGTTTGAAGACTCGTGGTATTAAAGAAACTAAAGAAAGCTTAACCAAGCTTCTAGAAGCAGCAAAAGCGGCTCGCAAAAACTTGTAA
- the metF gene encoding methylenetetrahydrofolate reductase [NAD(P)H]: MTSQTPSLSFEVFPPNPAVGNEKILLALDDMKGSAPHFISVTASNNKYSIKETTVPLADHIQNDLAIPTIAHLPAIYLSKEKVADTLRELDAVGVNRILALRGDIIPGVEPLKDFRYATDLIEFIKAEAPNFDIIGACYPEGHPDSPNQISDIQNLKKKVDAGCSSLVTQLFFDNERFYDFQDKCTLAGIDVPIHAGIMPILNRNQALRLLKTCENIHLPRKFRAILDKYEHDPESLRAAGLAYAVDQIVDLVTQDVAGVHLYTMNNAETARHIYEATHSLFKHHSQVGAL; the protein is encoded by the coding sequence ATGACAAGCCAAACACCATCCCTCTCTTTTGAAGTCTTTCCACCTAATCCAGCCGTAGGAAATGAGAAAATCTTGCTTGCCCTTGATGACATGAAAGGATCGGCACCCCATTTTATCAGTGTAACAGCTAGTAATAACAAATATAGTATCAAAGAGACAACGGTTCCTTTGGCAGACCATATTCAAAATGACCTGGCTATTCCTACTATTGCTCACCTTCCAGCAATCTATTTGAGCAAAGAAAAGGTAGCTGATACTTTGCGAGAATTAGATGCTGTTGGAGTAAATCGTATCCTGGCACTTCGTGGTGACATCATTCCTGGGGTCGAACCTCTAAAAGACTTCAGATATGCAACTGATTTGATTGAGTTTATCAAGGCAGAAGCTCCTAACTTTGATATCATTGGTGCTTGTTATCCTGAAGGTCATCCTGATTCACCAAATCAAATCTCTGATATTCAAAATCTTAAGAAGAAAGTAGATGCAGGTTGTTCAAGTCTTGTAACCCAACTCTTCTTTGATAATGAACGCTTCTACGATTTCCAAGATAAATGTACTCTTGCTGGCATTGATGTGCCTATCCATGCTGGTATTATGCCTATTTTGAATCGTAACCAAGCCCTACGTTTACTTAAGACGTGTGAAAATATCCATTTGCCACGTAAATTCCGTGCTATTTTGGATAAGTATGAGCATGATCCTGAATCTCTGAGAGCTGCCGGTCTAGCTTATGCTGTTGACCAAATCGTGGATTTGGTTACACAAGACGTTGCTGGAGTTCACCTTTATACGATGAATAATGCAGAGACTGCACGTCATATTTACGAAGCTACTCACTCCTTGTTTAAGCATCATTCACAAGTCGGCGCACTGTAA
- a CDS encoding phospho-sugar mutase: MSYTENYQKWLDFAELPVYLRDELVSMDKKTKEDAFYTNLEFGTAGMRGLIGAGTNRINIYVVRQATEGLAQLIDSKGEEAKKRGVAIAYDSRRFSPEFAFESAQVLAAHGIKSYVFESLRPTPELSFAVRHLHTFAGIMITASHNPAPFNGYKVYGEDGGQMPPADADALTDYIRAIDNPFTVKLADLEDSKASGLIEIIGENVDAEYLKEVKDVNINQDLINEYGRDMKIVYTPLHGTGEMLARRALAQAGFDAVQVVEAQAVPHDDFSTVKSPNPENQDAFALAEELGRNVDADVLVATDPDADRLGVEIRQPDGSYLNLSGNQIGAIIAKYILEAHKTAGTLPANAALCKSIVSTELVTKIAESYGATMFNVLTGFKFIGEKIHEFETQHNYTYMFGFEESFGYLIKPFVRDKDAIQAVLIIAEIAAYYRSRGMTLADGIEEIYKQYGYFSEKTISVTLSGVDGAAEIKKIMDKFRRNAPKQFNNTDIAKTEDFLEQTATTADGVEKLTTPPSNVLKYILADDSWFAVRPSGTEPKIKFYIATVGETEADAKEKIANIEAEINAFVGE; the protein is encoded by the coding sequence ATGTCTTACACTGAAAATTATCAAAAATGGCTCGATTTTGCTGAATTGCCTGTTTATCTTCGTGACGAGTTGGTTTCTATGGATAAAAAAACTAAAGAAGATGCCTTCTATACTAATCTTGAATTCGGTACAGCTGGTATGCGTGGTTTAATCGGCGCTGGTACCAACCGTATTAACATTTATGTTGTTCGTCAAGCAACCGAAGGTTTGGCGCAATTGATCGACTCAAAAGGTGAGGAAGCTAAAAAACGTGGTGTTGCTATCGCTTATGACAGCCGTCGTTTCTCTCCTGAGTTTGCTTTTGAATCTGCGCAAGTTTTAGCAGCTCATGGTATTAAATCTTATGTGTTCGAGAGCCTTCGTCCAACTCCTGAATTATCATTCGCAGTACGTCATCTCCACACATTTGCTGGTATCATGATAACTGCTAGCCACAACCCAGCTCCATTTAACGGATACAAAGTTTATGGTGAAGACGGTGGACAAATGCCACCCGCTGATGCCGATGCATTGACAGATTACATCCGTGCTATTGATAATCCTTTCACTGTCAAATTAGCTGACCTCGAAGACAGCAAGGCTAGCGGTCTCATCGAAATCATCGGTGAAAATGTTGATGCTGAATACCTAAAAGAAGTTAAAGACGTTAACATCAACCAGGACTTGATTAATGAGTATGGTCGTGACATGAAGATTGTATATACTCCACTTCATGGTACTGGTGAAATGTTGGCTCGCCGTGCCCTTGCTCAAGCTGGGTTTGATGCTGTTCAAGTCGTTGAAGCTCAAGCGGTTCCTCATGATGACTTCTCAACTGTTAAATCTCCTAACCCAGAAAACCAAGATGCCTTTGCTCTTGCTGAAGAACTCGGTCGTAATGTAGATGCCGACGTATTGGTTGCAACTGACCCTGACGCGGACCGTCTTGGCGTTGAAATCCGCCAACCAGATGGTTCATACCTCAACCTTTCTGGTAACCAAATTGGTGCTATCATCGCCAAATATATCCTTGAAGCTCACAAAACAGCTGGTACTCTCCCTGCTAATGCTGCCCTTTGTAAATCAATCGTATCAACTGAATTAGTTACTAAGATCGCAGAAAGCTACGGCGCAACAATGTTTAATGTCTTGACTGGCTTCAAATTTATCGGTGAAAAGATTCATGAATTTGAAACACAACACAATTACACTTACATGTTTGGTTTTGAAGAAAGCTTCGGTTACCTCATCAAACCATTTGTACGCGATAAAGACGCTATCCAAGCCGTTCTTATCATTGCAGAAATTGCTGCTTACTACCGTTCACGTGGTATGACATTGGCAGATGGTATCGAGGAAATCTACAAACAATATGGTTACTTCTCAGAAAAGACAATTTCAGTTACGCTTTCAGGTGTTGATGGTGCTGCAGAAATCAAGAAAATCATGGACAAATTCCGTCGCAATGCTCCTAAACAATTCAACAACACTGATATTGCTAAAACAGAAGACTTCTTGGAACAAACAGCTACTACTGCTGACGGCGTAGAAAAATTGACAACTCCTCCAAGTAACGTTTTGAAATACATCTTGGCTGATGATTCATGGTTTGCCGTTCGTCCTTCAGGTACAGAACCAAAAATCAAATTTTACATTGCAACAGTTGGAGAAACTGAAGCGGATGCTAAAGAAAAAATTGCTAACATCGAAGCAGAAATCAATGCTTTTGTAGGTGAATAG